A segment of the Sulfurirhabdus autotrophica genome:
GAAATATGCGCTCTGGCGTTGTACTGCCAGCGGCATGGGCGGCTTCAGCCAAGTGCCGCACACCTTCATGCAGTTGATGGTAAAACGGCAAATAGTCTTTGCTGATTTCCACGTTATCACGCACACGGCGGAAGGCTTGCACCAGTCGCATTTTCAGACGAACCACGTTCTTGGTATTGCGGCTCAGTGTCAGCAGGAAAAATGCTTGATCTTCCGAAAGCAGCGCATAGCGTTCTGCATTGCCGCCGCCTTGGGTGCGTTTACCATCTGCGTTTTTAAATCGCAGTTGGTCAATTTCCTGGAGCTCGTTCTCATATTGCAGGATCAATGCAAAAGTGCTTCGGTGCTGCACGCCAAGTTGCCCCGCAAGGATTCTTGAATCGACTCGCGCCATATCTTTTGCGACAACCAGCGGCAATGCTTCCGGGGTATAATCTAACTTGCAAAGTGTTGATTTCTCAGCCGCCCGGATGCCAGTCCCGGCGGTTTTTGTTTTGTTATTCATGGTATGTTCAGTAGTCATTGC
Coding sequences within it:
- a CDS encoding Rha family transcriptional regulator encodes the protein MTTEHTMNNKTKTAGTGIRAAEKSTLCKLDYTPEALPLVVAKDMARVDSRILAGQLGVQHRSTFALILQYENELQEIDQLRFKNADGKRTQGGGNAERYALLSEDQAFFLLTLSRNTKNVVRLKMRLVQAFRRVRDNVEISKDYLPFYHQLHEGVRHLAEAAHAAGSTTPERIFHVNMNRLVNSAVGLASGERSNLTPQQRIAVTAANFIVQKAIQQALESGADHHSAYLEAKRQVEHYASGAHLLLDAA